A stretch of DNA from Mucilaginibacter daejeonensis:
GGAAGATGATCTGGGCCGTATACTCGAAATGCTTGACCAATAAATGATGAACAGGCTGCTGCTTACCCTATCGCTCATCCTTACGTGGGGAGCCTTGTATGCTCAAAAGCCTGATACCGTTAAGGTGAAGGACCCTGCCCAGGTGCAGCAGCGCAAGCGCGATTCCATTTTGGGTAAGCCGGTCATCACCGAAAAGATCACCTCCAAAAATAAAAAGATATACCGCCCCGATAGTACCCACAGCCCAAGCCTGGCCTTCAAGCGCTCGGGCATTATACCGGGTTGGGGGCAGTTATACAACGGCCGCTGGTGGAAAGTGCCGATCATTTATGGTGGCCTGGGTTTGCTGGGTGTGGCCGTTGAGTTCAACGTGCGCTATCAAAAGCAATTCCTGAGGGCATACCGTTTAAGGCAAAGCGGTGAACCGGCCTCCAGCGATGATACTCCGCTGGTGAAGCAGTTGCTGGCCAATAGCGGCTATACTACCTCGGTGCTCGAGAATGCCGTGAACGGTTACCAGCGTAATATGCAGCTCAGTATACTGGGTATAGTGGGCGCATGGGGCATTCAAATGATCGATGCCTACATCGATGCCAAATTCATACACTCCTACACCATGGACCGCGACCTGAGTTTCAAGGTAACGCCGGGCGTGCTGCCTGCCGGGCCCATGTATGCCGGTAATATTCCTGCGGTTATGCCGGTCATAAAGCTTACCTTTACCATGAGATAAGCCAATAAACTGTTCTGTCGCAATAAACACTCCCTTACAAAAAATGAAGATCGCATTATTGGGCTACGGCAAAATGGGCAAGATCATTGAAAAGATCGCCACTGACCGCAACCACCAGATCGTACTCAAAATAGATAAAGACAATGTACACGAGGCCACGCCCGAGAACCTGAAACAGGCCGATGTGGCCATCGAGTTCAGTACGCCGGGCACCGTGTTAGCCAATATTGACCGTTGTTTTGAAGCGGGCATACCCATTATAGTGGGCACCACCGGCTGGTACGAGCAGCTGGATGAGGTGAAGCAGAAATGTATTGATACCAACGGCACTTTGCTTTACGGATCTAACTACAGCGTGGGGGTTAACGTGTTTTTTCACGTGAACCGCATACTGGCCAAGATCATGAACAAATACCCGTACTATGATGTGCAGGTAGAGGAGATACACCACACCCAAAAGCTCGACTCGCCAAGCGGAACGGCCATTACCATTGCCGAAGGCATCATCGATGGGCTGGAAGCCAAGCAGAACTGGAAGAACGTGCTGGTGGATGATAGCGCAGCACCGACCGACGACCTGTTACAGAACAACGAGCTGCTGATCGAATCTCTCCGGATCGAGAACGTGCCGGGTACCCATACTGTGATGTATGACTCGGAAGTGGACAGCATCGAGTTCAAGCACACGGCGCATAACCGTAACGGCTTTGCTTTAGGCGCTGTGCTGGCGGCCGAATGGGTGAGCGATAAAAAAGGATTTTATCAGGTGACCGATATGTTTAACTTTAACGCCTGATCGATATAAACTGTACGACCAAATGAATTGGAAATTCTGGAATAAAAATACTAACGACCAGACAAAGAAGAAGAAAAGCGCGGCCCGCGAGTGGACCGACGCTATCATATTTGCAGTGGTTGCCGCTACGCTGATCCGTACGCTGTTCATCGAAGCGTATACCATACCAACCGAATCAATGGAGCGCTCCTTATTGGTGGGCGACTTTTTATTCGTGAGCAAGGTCAATTACGGTGCCCGCACGCCCATGACGCCTATCGCGTTCCCATTCGCGCATCATACCATGCCGATCATTAATACCAAAGCTTACTGGGATGGCATCAAATTACCTTACTACCGTTTGCCGGGGTTAAGCCACATTAAAAAAGGCGATGTAGTGGTATTTAACTACCCAATGGAGGCCGATTCGCCTTTTTACCGCCCGGTAGATAAGCGCGAGAACTACATCAAACGTTGCCAGGGTACCCCGGGCGATACCTTATCCATTGCTGATGCACAGGTATTCGTGAACGGCAAGGCCAATCCTAACCCGCCCGAAGGTCAGATCAACTATGATGTGAACGTGAGCGGCTCGGGCCTTAACCCTAAGCTGATCGATGAGCTGCACATTTCCCTGTCAGATTATAATACGCTGCTTACCATGACCAAGGCCTCGGCCGCGGCCTTAAAGAACTACAGCAACGTGACCTCGGTAAAACCACACATCACGCCAAAAGACTCGGTAGAGTACGGTGGTGAGGTGTTCCCGAATGACAAGCATTACGCTAAATGGAACCAGGACAACTATGGGCCGATCATTATCCCTAAAAAAGGCTGGACCGTTAAACTTGATAGCCTGACCCTGCCGTTCTATAAACGTGCCATCACCGTTTACGAAGGCAACAAGCTGGAAGTAAAAGGTGCCGATATTTTGATCAACGGCCAAAAGACCGACAGCTAC
This window harbors:
- a CDS encoding DUF5683 domain-containing protein; the protein is MMNRLLLTLSLILTWGALYAQKPDTVKVKDPAQVQQRKRDSILGKPVITEKITSKNKKIYRPDSTHSPSLAFKRSGIIPGWGQLYNGRWWKVPIIYGGLGLLGVAVEFNVRYQKQFLRAYRLRQSGEPASSDDTPLVKQLLANSGYTTSVLENAVNGYQRNMQLSILGIVGAWGIQMIDAYIDAKFIHSYTMDRDLSFKVTPGVLPAGPMYAGNIPAVMPVIKLTFTMR
- the dapB gene encoding 4-hydroxy-tetrahydrodipicolinate reductase; this encodes MKIALLGYGKMGKIIEKIATDRNHQIVLKIDKDNVHEATPENLKQADVAIEFSTPGTVLANIDRCFEAGIPIIVGTTGWYEQLDEVKQKCIDTNGTLLYGSNYSVGVNVFFHVNRILAKIMNKYPYYDVQVEEIHHTQKLDSPSGTAITIAEGIIDGLEAKQNWKNVLVDDSAAPTDDLLQNNELLIESLRIENVPGTHTVMYDSEVDSIEFKHTAHNRNGFALGAVLAAEWVSDKKGFYQVTDMFNFNA
- the lepB gene encoding signal peptidase I → MNWKFWNKNTNDQTKKKKSAAREWTDAIIFAVVAATLIRTLFIEAYTIPTESMERSLLVGDFLFVSKVNYGARTPMTPIAFPFAHHTMPIINTKAYWDGIKLPYYRLPGLSHIKKGDVVVFNYPMEADSPFYRPVDKRENYIKRCQGTPGDTLSIADAQVFVNGKANPNPPEGQINYDVNVSGSGLNPKLIDELHISLSDYNTLLTMTKASAAALKNYSNVTSVKPHITPKDSVEYGGEVFPNDKHYAKWNQDNYGPIIIPKKGWTVKLDSLTLPFYKRAITVYEGNKLEVKGADILINGQKTDSYTFKMDYYWMMGDNRHNSYDSRFWGFVPEDHIVGKALFVWMSWDTNGSFFSKIRWNRLFMGIH